In the genome of Pseudomonas sp. LBUM920, one region contains:
- a CDS encoding amino acid ABC transporter permease, producing the protein MFDTSLTQHDLLYLLQGAWTTLELTFAAITVGTLVGVIFGWLRAVAPRITLPLALLLDVFKSVPLLIQFVLFNSMKSMVGLNWSVFTIGCLVLGIYAAAYCTEVVRAGILAVPPQVRRASRSLGMSYWQDLRYIVMPLASRVAFPGWLNLLLSLMKDTSLVMWIGIVELLRASQSIVTRIQEPLLVLCIVGLIYYVMSWAISRVGAQLEKRWQEND; encoded by the coding sequence ATGTTCGACACAAGCCTGACGCAACACGACCTGCTGTACCTGCTGCAAGGTGCCTGGACCACCCTTGAGTTGACCTTTGCCGCCATCACCGTGGGCACGCTGGTGGGGGTGATTTTCGGCTGGCTGCGCGCCGTGGCTCCGCGAATCACCTTGCCGCTCGCGCTGCTCCTGGATGTGTTCAAAAGCGTGCCGCTGTTGATCCAGTTCGTGCTCTTCAACTCCATGAAAAGCATGGTGGGCCTCAACTGGAGCGTGTTCACCATCGGCTGCCTGGTGCTGGGTATCTACGCCGCCGCGTACTGCACCGAAGTCGTTCGAGCCGGCATTCTGGCCGTGCCGCCGCAAGTGCGCCGTGCCAGCCGTTCGCTGGGCATGAGCTACTGGCAAGATCTGCGTTACATCGTGATGCCGCTGGCCAGCCGTGTGGCGTTTCCGGGGTGGTTGAACTTGCTGCTGAGTTTGATGAAAGACACCTCGCTGGTCATGTGGATCGGCATCGTCGAATTACTTCGCGCCTCCCAAAGCATCGTGACTCGCATTCAGGAGCCTTTGCTGGTGCTCTGCATCGTGGGCCTCATTTACTACGTCATGAGCTGGGCGATTTCCCGTGTGGGCGCACAGCTGGAAAAAAGGTGGCAGGAAAATGATTGA
- a CDS encoding amino acid ABC transporter ATP-binding protein, translating to MIEISNVHKSFGDLEVVKGVSLTVQRGEVVSIIGGSGSGKSTLLMCINGLEPIHKGSIRVDGIEVHDKRTDLNKLRQKVGIVFQQWNAFPHLTVLENVMLAPRKVLGLGKAEAEAIAVQQLRHVGLGEKLKVFPGKLSGGQQQRMAIARALAMSPDYMLFDEATSALDPQLVGEVLDTMRMLAEDGMTMVLVTHEIRFARDVSDRVAFFRNGIVHEIGTPEQVIGNPQRTETIEFLKSVV from the coding sequence ATGATTGAGATCAGCAACGTTCATAAATCCTTTGGCGACCTTGAAGTGGTCAAGGGCGTGAGCCTGACTGTGCAGAGGGGCGAGGTGGTGTCCATCATCGGAGGCTCGGGTTCGGGCAAGTCCACGTTGCTGATGTGCATTAACGGCCTGGAGCCCATCCACAAAGGCAGCATCCGCGTGGACGGTATCGAGGTGCACGACAAGCGCACCGACCTGAACAAGCTGCGGCAAAAGGTGGGCATCGTGTTCCAGCAGTGGAACGCCTTCCCGCACCTGACCGTGCTGGAAAACGTGATGCTGGCGCCACGCAAGGTACTGGGGCTCGGCAAGGCCGAAGCCGAGGCGATTGCAGTGCAGCAGTTGCGCCACGTGGGCCTGGGCGAAAAGCTCAAGGTGTTTCCCGGCAAGCTCTCGGGCGGCCAGCAGCAGCGCATGGCCATCGCCCGCGCCCTGGCGATGTCGCCCGACTATATGCTGTTTGACGAAGCCACTTCGGCGCTGGACCCGCAACTGGTGGGCGAGGTGCTGGACACTATGCGCATGCTGGCTGAAGACGGCATGACCATGGTGCTGGTGACCCACGAGATCCGCTTTGCGCGGGACGTTTCCGACCGCGTGGCGTTCTTTCGCAACGGCATCGTGCATGAGATTGGCACGCCGGAGCAGGTGATCGGCAACCCGCAAAGGACAGAGACGATCGAGTTTCTCAAGTCTGTGGTGTAA